The Pseudomonas sp. S06B 330 genome contains the following window.
ATCCGATTGCTGCAACCGTTGGTACATATTTCCGGACGTTTCTCTGCTGCGCGCAATTATCTGGGGGTGGTCCTGCCGTTGGCGTGGCATCCGCGCAACCGTAATGCCTTGATTGTTTGTGACTTAGGTATGGATCCTCAACCTTTGTTGCAGGAGGACGGCGAGTCTTTACGTCAACGCTTATACACGCGCCGCGAGGAAATGGCTGACGGACAATTACCCGTGCCGTTGAAGTTGGTGCACATCAATCGCTGTCCGGTTGTAGCGCCGCTCAATGTACTACGTGAGCAAGACCAGCAACGACTGAACCTGGATATGACGTTGTTGCAAGCGCGGGCAGCGAGCCTGATAGCGGCTCAATCGGTCTGGCAGGATAAAGTACAGCGCCTCTATGCCGAGGAAGCCTTTGCTCCAAGTGAAGATCCCGAGCAGCAACTCTATGACGGTTTTATCGGTGATCGCGATAGACGCTTGTGTGAGCAGGTGCGCAGTGTCGATCCGCAGCAATTGGGTCAGGGGCATTGGATGTTCGATGATGAACGTTTACCCGAGTTACTGTTTCGCTATCGTGCGCGTAATTTTATCGAAACACTGAATGATCAGGAGCACCAGCGCTGGCAGCTGTTTTGTCGGCAGCGTTTGAGTGATCCGAGCATGGGCGCGCCAAATACCATTGGTGATTTCGAGCAGGCCGTGCTGGAACGCTGGGATCAGGCTGATACCGCGCAGCGGGAATTGCTCGGGCAGTGGCAGACGCATGTGCACGCCTTGAAGTTGCAATTGGGGCTCTAAACAGGCGTCAAAAAAAAACGCCAGCAAGCTGGCGTTTTTTTATCAGTGCAAACGAGGTTGCAATGACCGGTAATTAACCCAGCAGGGTTGCCCAGCCTTCCACCACGTCACCACCCCACTTGGCTTTCCACTCTTTCAGCGTTTTGTGGTTGCCACCTTTGGTTTCGATGACTTCACCGTTGTGTGGGTTTTTGTATTGCTTGACCTTGCGCGCGCGCTTGGTACCAGTGGTTTTAACTGCGCCACGCGGTGCTTTGCTCGATTTTGCTTCTGGGTCGAGCAGTGCAATGATATCGCGCAGCGACTTCTGATATTCGCCCATCAGGTTGCGCAGTTTGCCTTCGAACTCCAGCTCTTTCTTCAGCTTGTCGTCATTCGACAGGTTGGCCAGACGGGCCTGCAGTTCTTTGATGGCTTCTTCTGTGGCGCGGTATTCGTTGATCAGCGACATTGGATAATCCTTGGAAATGGGGAAATCAGGTAGACAGTGGGGCAATAATAGTCAGAGCGTACTGCCAAGTAAACATTAAACTTGGTAATAATTGGATCAATGCTTAAATCGTATCGATAAATTTTATTAAAAAAAATTTACAAACTAAGGCGCGTCATTAACAGCTAACTTGTCGCTACGCCGCAGCTTCCGTGGCCCCAGCCTGTATTCAGGCGCAGCCGGTGCAGGCGACAGGACGTACGTATTGGCTACTGCAGTTTTTCCGAGCACTGGTTAGAATGTGCGCCTTTGCGAAGTATCTGGAGTCCTATTCATGCGCACCTACCGGCTGGTGATTGCTTGCCCCGACCGCGTTGGCATCGTCGCCAAAGTCAGTAATTTCCTGGCGTCCTATAACGGCTGGATCAATGAAGCGAGCCATCATTCCGATGAGCAAAGCGGTTGGTTCTTCATGCGTCACGAAATTCGCGCGCAAACTCTGCCATTTGGCATCGAGGCATTCCGCGAAGCATTTGCACCGATTGCCGAAGAGTTTTCCATGGTCTGGCGGATTACCGACACCGACCAGAAAAAACGCGTGGTATTGATGGCCAGCCGTGAATCCCACTGCCTGGCTGACTTGTTGCACCGCTGGCACGCCAAAGAACTCGATTGTGATATCCCTTGCGTGATCTCCAACCACAACGACCTGCGCAGTATGGTCGAGTGGCACGGCATTCCGTTCTTCCACGTACCCGTCGACCCGCAGGACAAACAACCGGCGTTTGCTGAAGTCTCGCGTCTGGTCAAGGAACACGGGGCCGATGTCGTGGTTCTGGCGCGCTACATGCAGATCCTGCCACCGCAACTGTGCCAGGAATATGCCCAGCAAGTGATCAACATTCACCACAGTTTCCTGCCCTCGTTCGTCGGTGCCAAGCCGTACCACCAGGCCTCGTTGCGTGGGGTGAAGTTGATCGGTGCGACCTGCCATTATGTAACTGAAGAGCTGGATGCCGGCCCGATCATCGAGCAGGATGTGGTGCGCGTCAGCCATAGCGACAGTATCGAAGACATGGTCCGCTTTGGCCGTGATGTCGAGAAGATGGTTCTGGCGCGTGGTCTGCGCTATCACCTGGAAGACCGGGTGCTGGTACATGGCAACAAGACGGTGGTGTTCAACTAACCCCGCAAGTACGGAGGTTGCAGCATGGCCGATCCCCTCGACAAGGCAACCTCCAAAGCCCCGCCAACCCTGGGCGAGGGCTGCTTGAGCCGTTATGATCCGGATGCTTTGGACAGCGAAGATGGCACCGATTTTCCCGGTGCAGCCGAACTCTGGGAGCAGGTGCGCCCGACTAGCGACGAGCCCGCGCCAACCTGAGGCGCAAGCGTTCCAAAAGCGGTCGGCCGAGCAGGCAGAGAAACACCGGGCCACCGACTATCAGGTAGAAGTAATAAGTCACCGCTCGCCAGATAACGATGGCCGCCGCCGCTGTGGATTTCCCCACCATGGGCGTCAGCAGGGTAGCTGAGGTCAGTTCGGCGGCACCGGCACCACCTGGCAACAGGCTGAATTGGCCGGCGCTCAACGACAGCATCTGTACCAGAAAGCTGAGAATCCATTGCAGGTTCACGCCCAGCCCGAGCAAAGCCAGGTACAACACGCTGTAACGCAAACTCCAATGCAGGCAGGTCAAGGCAAACACCAGGGCCAGGGTGCGCTTGGGCAGGCGCCAGGTTTCGGCCAGCGCGCGAAAGAAATGCAGCACTTTACGCGTCCAGCGCCGACGCTTGGCGGTAGACACTTTCAACCTACGCAACAAGCTCCCGGTCAGACGCAGCAGTACCTGTCGATAAGTGACCAGGGCTACCCCGCCGATCAACACCCCGAACATCAGCAGGGCACTGCTCAGTAGTAGGCCTTCCAAGCTGCGGTTAAGGGTGTGGAACAGGGTGTAGCCGGCGATCCCCAGCAGGGCGCAGAGAAAGAACAGCAGGTCGTTGATCTGGTCGGCGGCGAATACTGCCCCGCTGTGTGCCGGGCCGATGCGGTCGCGGGCCAGCAAGGCCATCAAGGTCAGCGGGCCCCCACTGCCACCTGGGGTGGTACAGATGGCGAACTCGGTTGCCATGATCACCCCAAGGCTGCGCAACCGTCCCAGTCGGGTTCTATGGTTGCCCAGCAGCAAGCGCAGACGGATGGTGTTGATGACCCAGCACAGCACAATCATACCGAGCAATCCAAGCATTAAGCCGGGGTCAAAGGCGCGTAGTCGTGCCAGCAAATCGCTGCCGCCGAGCAGGACAGGGACCAACAACGCCAGGATCAGCGCCAAGGGCAGCCAGAGCAGACGGTTCACCCGGCTTGCCTGGTGCTCAGCCAGGCGGACTTGGTCATCGGCGTGCGACCTTGAGCCAATAGCTGCTGCAAGGTGCGCATCCAATAGCGCCGGGTAAAGCCATGGCGCATGTCCACCGGGTGTAATCCCAGGCGAATGACCGGGGCCTGGGACAGGCGCGCGGCCTGTAGCTCGCAGGCCAGCCGAGACAAACCCCGGCGCCACGCACTGCGAGCGCTACAGACCAGCCCGGGAGCGCTGATGGGAGTGAACTGCGGTAGTTGGTAGAGGTACTGCGGATCACTGGTGTACTTCAGCGGCAGGCTGCGCAATGCCTGGCGGGTGCCTTCGCTCATCAACCAGGCAGGGGCGACGAAACCGGCCAACGGCCAGTCGAAGCGCTGGAACAATGTTATCCCGGCGTGCAGGCGCTCCAGGGCAACGCCTTGGTCGAGGCTGTAGAACTCGCCTTCATGGGTGTAGATGCGACGCATGAAGTAATCACGCACTGAGCGCGGCGGTGGGCTGTCATCAGCATGGTAGTAACCGTGCAGGACCAGTTCATCACCGCGCTGTAAACGTCGGTCGAGCATGCTTCGCAGGCCGGGGGCGAATGCCAGTGAATCACGTTTGTGAAAGTCCGGCACCACTAGCCAGGTGATGGGGATGTTGCCAAGGGCATCGACCGCTTCGACGAAGGGTTGGTAGTCCGACCAGGTGTGCGGGGCCACGTCATGCAGCACCAGCAACAGACTGCGCTCGGCTGATGTTTCAGGGGTTGAATCAGGCATGGACGCGCACCGGCAGTTCATGACCGAGCACTGCTCGGTAGTGGGCCAGCAACCCGTTGACCACGCTGTCCCAGGCATAGTGCTGCTCCGCCTGCCGGCGTGCCTCCTGACCCAGTTGTGTCGCCCCTTGTTCGAAGACTTCGCGCACGGCGCGGGCCATGGCCTGCCCGTCATTGGGTTGGCACAGACGGCCGAAGCGGTTGTTGACGATTTCCTCGAATGCGCCGGCCGCTACGGCAATCACCGGGATGGCGCTGGCCATGGCTTCCAGGATGACCAGTCCAAAGGTCTCTTGATCGCCGGCATGCACCAAGGCATCGGCACTGGCCAGCAGGCGGGCGACTTCGTGGGCTGGGCAGAAATGATCGATGACGCTGACGTTGGCTGGCACGTTGGAAGGCATGTGCGAGCCCACCAGTAACAGGTGGTAGTGCTTACCCAGGCGTTGCATGCAATCGAGCAGCACGGGTAGGTTTTTCTCACGCGAGCCCCGGCCAGCAAACACCAACAGGTGCGTGCTGTCAGCGATGTGCAACTGCCGACGCAGGTCTGCGTCGCGGTGTTGCGGGTGAAAGGTCTCAAGGTCAACGCCAAGGCGCTGAACATGCACATTGCCGATCCCCAGGCCACGCAGTTTGTGGGCCATCACCAGGCTCGGAGCCAGGACCCGGTCGAAGTTGCCATACAGCTTGCTGACATAGGCCTCGACATTGGGGGTGAACCAATTGCCCATGCGGTTGCTGACCAGCAGCGGCAGATCAGAGTGATAGAAGCCGATGACCGGCACATCGAGTTGACGTCGGGCATCCAGGGCCGCCCAGGCGGTCAGGTACGGGTCGCCGACTTCGATCAGATCCGGTTGCAGGTCTTGTAACACGTTGCGCCAGGGGGCAAGGCGCAGGGGAAAGCGGTAGCCATTACCAAACGGCAGGGCCGGTGCTGGCACCTGATAGATGCCATTGGCGTGGTGGGGGCTGGCCCCAGGGATCAACAGACTGTGGCGGACACCGGGGGTGAGCCCCAAGCGGCGGTGTTTGGCATCAAGATAGGTACGCACGCCGCCGCTGGCAGGTGCGTAGAACATGGTGATGTCAGCGATGTGCACGATCAGCATCCCTCCGAGATCGTCTTCAGAGTGTGTCACCGGACGGCATTTTGCCGCAGGAGACGCGCCCTAAGGTTGACCTCTATGAAGGATAGTTTGTTCGATTGGGATGCACAGCGTTGCAAGCTGCAAGAGAAAGCAGTTCGTGCACGGTTTCGCTTCTTCTTGCAGCTTCAAACTTACAGCTCGTGATTCCCACTCAGATACGGAAGCTGCCGACCAGCTGTTTCAGGCGGCTGGCCTGTTGCTCAAGGTCGGCGCAGGCGCGCAAGGTCGATTGCAGGTTCTCGACCCCTTCCTGGTTGAGCATGTTGATTTCGTTGATGTCCATGTTGATCGAGTCGACCACGGCAGTCTGTTCTTCGGTGGCGGTGGCCACCGACTGGTTCATGCCGTCGATCTCGCCGATACGCAAGGTCACACTGCCCAGGCGCTCACCCGCCTGGTTAGCGATTTCGACACTGTCCTGGCTGTGGCGCTGGCTTTGGCCCATGGTGTCGACCGACTCGCGGGCACCGACCTGTAGCT
Protein-coding sequences here:
- a CDS encoding lysylphosphatidylglycerol synthase transmembrane domain-containing protein; the protein is MNRLLWLPLALILALLVPVLLGGSDLLARLRAFDPGLMLGLLGMIVLCWVINTIRLRLLLGNHRTRLGRLRSLGVIMATEFAICTTPGGSGGPLTLMALLARDRIGPAHSGAVFAADQINDLLFFLCALLGIAGYTLFHTLNRSLEGLLLSSALLMFGVLIGGVALVTYRQVLLRLTGSLLRRLKVSTAKRRRWTRKVLHFFRALAETWRLPKRTLALVFALTCLHWSLRYSVLYLALLGLGVNLQWILSFLVQMLSLSAGQFSLLPGGAGAAELTSATLLTPMVGKSTAAAAIVIWRAVTYYFYLIVGGPVFLCLLGRPLLERLRLRLARARR
- the mvaT gene encoding histone-like nucleoid-structuring protein MvaT, whose protein sequence is MSLINEYRATEEAIKELQARLANLSNDDKLKKELEFEGKLRNLMGEYQKSLRDIIALLDPEAKSSKAPRGAVKTTGTKRARKVKQYKNPHNGEVIETKGGNHKTLKEWKAKWGGDVVEGWATLLG
- the sbcB gene encoding exodeoxyribonuclease I, with protein sequence MSTSIFWHDYETTGINPRNDRPLQVAGVRTDLDLNEIEAPINFYCQPSDDILPHPAACLVTGITPAQLASQGLREAEFMTRVHAELARPGTCGAGYNSLRFDDEVTRYSLYRNFFDPYAREWQGGNSRWDLIDVVRTAYALRPEGIVWPEQEGRVSLRLELLTAANGIDHGQAHEALSDVRATIALARLIRGKQPKLYDWLFQLRSKQKVLDQIRLLQPLVHISGRFSAARNYLGVVLPLAWHPRNRNALIVCDLGMDPQPLLQEDGESLRQRLYTRREEMADGQLPVPLKLVHINRCPVVAPLNVLREQDQQRLNLDMTLLQARAASLIAAQSVWQDKVQRLYAEEAFAPSEDPEQQLYDGFIGDRDRRLCEQVRSVDPQQLGQGHWMFDDERLPELLFRYRARNFIETLNDQEHQRWQLFCRQRLSDPSMGAPNTIGDFEQAVLERWDQADTAQRELLGQWQTHVHALKLQLGL
- the purU gene encoding formyltetrahydrofolate deformylase encodes the protein MRTYRLVIACPDRVGIVAKVSNFLASYNGWINEASHHSDEQSGWFFMRHEIRAQTLPFGIEAFREAFAPIAEEFSMVWRITDTDQKKRVVLMASRESHCLADLLHRWHAKELDCDIPCVISNHNDLRSMVEWHGIPFFHVPVDPQDKQPAFAEVSRLVKEHGADVVVLARYMQILPPQLCQEYAQQVINIHHSFLPSFVGAKPYHQASLRGVKLIGATCHYVTEELDAGPIIEQDVVRVSHSDSIEDMVRFGRDVEKMVLARGLRYHLEDRVLVHGNKTVVFN
- a CDS encoding glycosyltransferase family 4 protein: MLIVHIADITMFYAPASGGVRTYLDAKHRRLGLTPGVRHSLLIPGASPHHANGIYQVPAPALPFGNGYRFPLRLAPWRNVLQDLQPDLIEVGDPYLTAWAALDARRQLDVPVIGFYHSDLPLLVSNRMGNWFTPNVEAYVSKLYGNFDRVLAPSLVMAHKLRGLGIGNVHVQRLGVDLETFHPQHRDADLRRQLHIADSTHLLVFAGRGSREKNLPVLLDCMQRLGKHYHLLLVGSHMPSNVPANVSVIDHFCPAHEVARLLASADALVHAGDQETFGLVILEAMASAIPVIAVAAGAFEEIVNNRFGRLCQPNDGQAMARAVREVFEQGATQLGQEARRQAEQHYAWDSVVNGLLAHYRAVLGHELPVRVHA
- a CDS encoding DUF2334 domain-containing protein; its protein translation is MPDSTPETSAERSLLLVLHDVAPHTWSDYQPFVEAVDALGNIPITWLVVPDFHKRDSLAFAPGLRSMLDRRLQRGDELVLHGYYHADDSPPPRSVRDYFMRRIYTHEGEFYSLDQGVALERLHAGITLFQRFDWPLAGFVAPAWLMSEGTRQALRSLPLKYTSDPQYLYQLPQFTPISAPGLVCSARSAWRRGLSRLACELQAARLSQAPVIRLGLHPVDMRHGFTRRYWMRTLQQLLAQGRTPMTKSAWLSTRQAG